The genomic window GGTCTCCGAGCAGTGCGACAACCGCGGCGTGCGGGCCTCTCAGCCGGCGGACCGGATCTGCGCTGACGGTTCAGTCCTCACGCGCAACACCATGCGGCGGCAGAACGAGTTCTTTTCCTGGGACCTGCGGGTGTCGCGGCCTTTCTCGCTCGGCGGCGCCGCCGTCGAGCCGATCTTCGAGATCTTCAACCTGACCAACAGCGACAACTTCGTCGACTCCGCCGTCGGCTCGCTCCTCTTCAACTTCGACGGTACGCTCCGCAGCGGGCTCGGCGACACGCGGCGCGCCCAGGTGGGGCTCAGCCTGCGCTTCTGATGGGATTGTTTTCTACGGTCGGCGGGTGGGTTTCGAAGGCAATGCCTTGCGAATGTCTCTCTCGAGATCCTCGGCGTCGAATACTGCCGGGACCTCCAGCAGGCGGATGCCGGCCTTTCTGAGGGCTTCCCGTTTCACGGCATCGCGTATGAAGGTCGTGTCTCTGAAGTGTCCATGCCCCTGATACTCCACCGCCAGAACGGGCATGCCGTAAGCATCGATCACCAGAAAGTCCAGGCGCTTGCTGTTGATGGAGCGGAAGGCCAGATCACGTGCTTCTTGCGAACCGGAGGCCGGCTGGGGCGCCAGAACTTCACCCAGGCTGGTCTGAGCCATGACGCGAAGGCCGCCCGGGGTCTCCTGGGCGACCGTCTCCAGAATCCGGAGAATCCGGTATTCCGGCCTGTTGAGAAGGGGGCGCGCCTCGAAATCGACTTTGGAGATGAACTCCAGTTGAGCCGTTGGCTCGCCCAAGCGGTTGGATGGTTCAGGCCTTGGAGATGGCGCTTCTTCGGCCGTGGAGCCCTCTGTTTGCTTCGGGACAGGCTTGGCCTGACTCGGTGGTTGGGGAACAAGGCCGCGCCCGCTCATCGGTTTCGGCTTGGGATCGTCCGGTGGCTCCGCTGCCTTGGGTGGGGAAGATGGCGCCTCCGCGGCTGCGGCGTTTGTTGGAGCCTCCCGGGCCGGCTTGTCGTACCTCGGCGGCGGGAGAATGAAACCCCGACCACTCGCCGGTCTGGGTTTCGGCCCGCCCGGGGGTTTCGATGCATCAGGCCGCGGAGATGCCCCCGCTCCACCCGGGGTGCTTCTTGAGACTTCCGGCGCCGGTCGGTCGGCCCTCGGCCGTGGAGGTGTCAACCCCTGCCTCCGCAACGGTTCCGGCTTGGGTCGACTCCGCTTCCCGCTGCCGGGAAACCTGCCCCCGAACAGGGCCCACAAGAGCAAAATCGGTATCAGGGCCACGCTGCCCCACAGGCACACCCGCAGGATGATATCCACCGCGTCCATTCTCTTTCCCCTCTCCGTCCTCTATTCAGGCTGCCGGTTCTTACCTTTCCGAACCTCTCTTGCCGCCTGCAGGTCCATCCTATGCCGACGTTCCTCTGGCAGGCACTGAAGGTTCATTGCCATCCAATGTTATTTTGGTCCCGATCCGCCTCCGAAACAAGTCCCACGGTTAGCCACCGCCAGAACTCTCGAGCTGCGGCAAGCCGGCGCGGGCGCCCTTGAGGAGCAAGAGTGATGGGAAGAGGCACCCCCCCGGGAGCGCGGGCGTCCCGCCCGCATGCACTCCCGTTGCGTGCCGCTCAGTTTCCCTGCGATGGGGCAGCCGGCAACCCTGCCGGCGGAACGGCCTGGGCTCGGCCGAAGCAGAATCCTGGCGCCGTTGCGGGTCGCCCCGTATTGGACGGTCGCTGGTCGCCGCGTTCGAAAAAGAGGCGCGGCGCCGCGGCGCGCTGACTTTCACGCTGGGCACCGACGACGATAGCGGTGACACTTCGATCTCCGGAATGGATCTCTACGATGACGTTCCGCGTCACATCGAGGGACTCCACGATCTGGGCTACAAACACCCCTTTCTCTTCTATCGTCGTCTTGGTTATGTGGTCACCGGCATCATGCCCGAAGCCAACGGACCCGGCAAACCGGATATCTACATGTCCAGGTCCGCACGGTTGTAGCGCCCGGTGGGAATCCGCCTGAACAAGGTGTCGGGTCTGGATCATGAAACGGCGAGTGGGGACTGCTCTATGCAGGGACGGCCGAGACCGGGAGCGACTCGAGGCCGCGCAGGACGATGGCCCGGCGAAAGGCGGGACGGTCAGTAAGCAGCCCTATGGAGCTGAAGCGCTCCAGCAGCACTTCCAGCGCGACCCGGGCTTCCAAGCGCGCCAGGGGCGCGCCGAGGCAGTGATGGACGCCCCGGCCGAAGGAGAGGTTGCTGCCCCTGGAACGCTCGATGTTCAGACGGTCCGGGTCATCGAACACCTCCGGGTCGCGGTTGGCCGCGCCGATGGCCAGGATGGCGGGATCGCCGCGCCGCAAGCGAAAGCCCCGAAAGTCGCAGTCGTCAACCACGGCCCGGATATCGAGCTGAACCGGCGTGTCGTAGCGCAACAGCTCTTCCACCGCCCCCGGTATCCGACGGGGGTCTTCCCGCAGGAGCTCCAACTGTTCCGGATGCTGCAGAAGCGCCAGCATCCCGTTTCCGATCAGGTTGGTGGTCGTCTCGTTGCCGGCCACCAGCAGCAGTCGCAGCATGATCAGCATTTCACGCTCGCTGAGGGAATCCCCTTCCTCTTCCGCCTTTGCGAGGGCGCTGATGATGTCGTCTTTCGGTTGCAGTCGCCGGGCTCTGATTACGGGCATGAAGTAGGTGTCGAAGGCCTCGCCGGCGGCAGCGGCCCTCTTTCGCTCCTCCGGGCTGATGAGCGGTTCGAGGATGCGTGCGCGCTGGTTCGACCAGTGCTTGAATCGGAGGCGGTCCTCCGGCGGCAACCCCAGCATCTCGGCAATCACGATCACCGGCAACGGACCGGCCACCGCCGCCATCAGGTCGAAGCCGGACGGGTCGGCGACCGCATCAAGCAGTTCGACCATGATCCTACGGATATGGGGCTCGAGGGCGTTTACGGCCCGCGGAGTGAAGGCCTGATTGACCAGGCCCCGCAGGCGCGTATGCTCCGGCGGGTCCAGGAACAACAGGGACCAGTCCGCCCGGGGGGGAATGAAGTAGACACCCTGCCTCGACACCCGTCGATTGGTCGGCATGTTGGAGAACCGGCGGTAGTCTCGAAAGATGGCCTCCGCGTCGGCGTAGCGGCTGAACACCCAGCCGTCCAGCACCCGGCTGCGGTGCACCGGCGATCGGGTGCGCAGCCTGGCGTAGGCGGGATAGGGATTCCGTATTACCCTGTCCGACAGCGGATTGAAGGCCACGCCACTCCGGCGGTACTCCGGGATCAACAGGGCGTCGATGACCAGCGACCGCAGGGTCCATCTAAGCGCGTCCAGCATGATCGCTCTCCGGATGAATATGGAACGATAAGCTCAATGCAGGTTTTCCAACGATCCCGGCTAACGATTCGCTCAGAGCCTGTGGCGCCCGGTGCAAGGTGTGGATGTAAGCGCCTGGAGGTCTTGAGGCACAGCGGGGTCAGGAAGACTGTCCGGCCTGGATCAGCGCCGGCAGCTCGCAGGTCAGCAGGTCGCCGACTCCCTCCAGGCTGAGGTCGGCCGGGGGGAATTGAGCCAGAATTTCGGGGTCCAGGGCATAGTGCCCCTGCCGGGGAAATACGGTGGTGACCCGGCTTCCCCACACTTTCTTGGCGGCGGTCAGGATACGCAGCTTGTCGTCCACCAACACGTAGTGGTCCGCGGGATAGCGCCGTTCCACGTCTTCCAGCTCCTCCTCCTTGTGCACGTAGATCAGCACGTTGCCGCCGGCGGCCTTCGCCAAGCCGGACTGCTCCATCTTTCGAGGCTGGAACACCATGTCGCCGTCGGTGAGGATGGCGACCACGCCCCATTGCTGGAGGTGGCTCACCACCTCCAGCGACCGGGAGTAGAGGCGATCGGCGAAGGGGTAGTTGAGCATAAAGGAGGCAATCGACATCAGGCGCGGCTCGTGCGGATATCGATTGCGATAGCCCTGCAGAGCCCCCAGGTAGTCGTGATATCCCAGTTCGTCCCGCAACTCCTCGAAAACGGCCCAATAGCGCTGCTTCCCCTGGTGGCCCACCGTCTGCTCGATGTGGCCCATGAAATCCGCCAGGATGCGGTCGTTGTTCAGCAAGGTGTTGTCGGCATCGAGTAGAAACGCAACGGAATGTTTCATGAAGTCCGGGAACCTCCCTGGCCGTGAATCCCCAAGCCCTTCGGGGGCGGCTAAGGTTACCACGAATCCGGGAAAGGTCAGGGTGCTTGTAAGCTAATCGTGTCTCAGGGAGGGGCCGGAAGTCCTCCACTGAATCCGGGAGTAGCGAACCGGGCGGTGCTCCCGGTAAGCGTCCATTCTCTGCCGGATCTGGTCGACCAGCTCAGGCTGGCCCATGGAGGAAGCCAGGGATGCGGCCCGCGTGGCCGTTCCCAGCGCTTGAGGAAACCGCCCTGTCTCGGCGTAAGCCGCCGCCAGGGTGTCCAGGAACATGGGGTTGGCGTCGTTGGGAGGACGGCAGAAGTGTTCGGCCAGATCAACCGCCTCGGCGCCGGACCGCAGCGCCGGGTCGGGATCTGTGGCCAGAATCCAGGCCAGGCGGTTGGCCACGTGGACCAGGCCCGGATGGATACGTAGCGCCTCGCGGTAGTGGTGGACGGCCTGACGGGTGTCGCCCTGGTGCGCCAGCGCGTTGGCCAGGTTGGCGTGTCCCTGCTGGTTCTCCGAGTTCAGGCTGATGGCCCGTGCAAAGTGGGGAATGGCCTGCTCGATTCTGCCCTGTCCCAGCAGCATGGCGCCCAGGGCGTTGTGGATGGCGTAGGAGTCGGGTTCCAGGCGCAACGCCTCCTGCAGGAGATCATGGGCTTCCTGGAGTCTCCCCTGCTGCAGGCGCAGGTTGGCCAGATTGCTGCGAGCCTGCGCATTGGCCGGTGCAATCTTGAGGGCCTCTTCATAGTGACGCCCGGCTTCCTGCAGCCGTCCATCCATGGTCAGAACCACCGCCAGGCTGTTGTGGGCGTTGAGCGACTGGGGGTCGGTCTTCACCCACTGCCGGCAAAAGGCCTCGTAGTCTCGATAGTAGGCGCCCCGGGTGACGGTCTGGGCGCCCATCAGAAGCAGCACCGCCACGGCCAGCCCCGTCCAGAGCCTGGGCCTTCCATCCTTCTCGCGGTTGGAGAGAACCCAGGCCAGCAGAAAGAGCGGGCCCAACGCGGCCAGGAACACGTAGCGCTCGGCAAACGGAGCCTCCTGGTCCAGCAGGTTGGCCGTCGGCAGCAGGGTCAGAACGAACCAGCCCAGCCAGAACCAGGTCACGGCCCGAACCGCGGGCCAGGATCGCCGGATCCACAACAGCACCCAGCCGGCGATGGCCAGGCCGATGGCCAGCCGCCAGGGGCTGAACCAGACCCGGGCCGGAGGCTCGTAAACCATCTCCCAGTAGGGCACGGTCACGACCTGTAGCGCGTAGAGGAAGGAAAGCGCGAATTGCCCCAGGTCTCCCAGGCGATACTCCCCGCCCGCAAACAGGAAGTGGCGGATGGAAAAGTAGAGGGCGCCAATGGCGGCCTCCGGCCAGTAGCGGACCACCCAGCGGCGGAGGCTGCGGCCAGGCGGGGCCGAGGTCATCCCCAGAGCGTCGGCCAGGGCGAAAATGGCCAGGGTGACCACCGCCTGCTCCTTGCCGAACAGCGCCAGAGCGAAAGCCACGGAGGCGCCCACCCGCCACCAGGGCCCGGGCCTGAGGAAGCAGTAGAGGGCCAGCAGGACGAACAGGGCCGGCAGCAGGGTCTCGCGTCCCGAGGCGATGGGGTAGACGCAGGAGGAAGCCACCGGATGCAGGGCAAAAACGGCGGCGGCCAGCAAGGCCCAGCGGGGCTGCAAACCGAAGACCGGCAGTCTGAGCAGGGCGAAGACGACGAGGGCAATCAATCCGGCCACGGCGGCGTTGAACAGGTGAAAGGGCCCCGGCTCGTCTCCGTGGAGGGATCGTTGCAGCAGCAGCGAGGAGCGCACCACCGGCCGGTAGTAGGGCAGGCTGAGGAAGTGCCTCTCCGTCAGAATGCGCCCGAGATCCTGAATGGAACGCAGGGGGGCATTGGAGAGAATCACCTCGTAGTCGTCATAGAGAAACTCGTGGTCCACCGACGGCAGGTAGACGGCTACGACCGCCGCAAACAGCAGTAGCGGAATCCACAGCCGCCAGCCACCGAAAGAGAATCGGGGTCCCTGGCGAGCAGACGCCGGAGCGGATTTCCGTTTCGCCTTTCTTGCCTTCTTTGCCAATACCTACCCCCGATCGGGCGACCGCTTCCGGCCGACGAGCCTAGCGCCCATTATGGTACGATTTTGCTTCTCCGGCACGTCAATCAAGAGATTCAACGCCCGAGATGGTCATTACTGCAATATGGAGACATTTCCCGGATGGTGTTATGCCTCTTGAAGCCGCGCCGAGCCCAGCAGCAAAATCTAGCCGGTTAGTCCAGCCAGGAGAGCACACAATGACCGACTGGTCCTTGCAAGACGCCAAGAACCGCTTCTGCGCCGTGGTCGATGCCGCCATCGGCGGCGCGCCGCAGCGGGTGACCCGCCGGGGCAGGCCCGCCGTCGTGGTGCTGGCGGCAGACGAGTACGAGCGCCTGTGCCGTTTGGAGAAAGCGAGTGCTCCAACGCTGGCCCGGTTGTTGCTGGACATCCCGCGGGCTGATCGGGATTTCGACCGACAGTCGTTACCAACCCGCCCGCTGGACCTGTGATGTTCCTGATTTATACCGACGAGAGGAGGAAGGTCGGCATGTTGAAGTGCGTCGTTCACCCTGGCGAGATTCTGAGAGACGAGTTGGCCGAGTTTGGCGTGAGCCCTACGGCATTCGCCCGTCAGATAGATGTGCCGCCCAACCGGGTGAGTCAAATCATCGCCGAAAAACGTACTGTTACCGGCGATACCGCGCTGCGGTTCGGGCACTGGTTCGGGGTGGACCCCCAATTCTGGCTGAATCTCCAAACACAGTTCGACCTCGCCATCGCTCAGCAACAGGCCGGCGCTGCCGTGCGTGAATTGCCCACGGCGGCCGCGGGCAGGTAGCACCGGGGAGACGTCAATCGTTCAGCGGTTTGCTGCACCGCCGGAGGAAGAGTTTGAGAAATGAGCGATCTTTGCCCAACACTCGCCTCCCTGATCGACATAGGCTTCGAGCGCCGCAAACCTCGAGTGGGAATGGAAACCGTCGGCTTCAAGTTCAATGTTCTCGACTTGGTGGCCTCGTACGGGATTAATAGGAACTTCCGGACCGTGGTCCTCCTCGGTGGCATCCTCCAAACAAAGCGCACTCTTGGTCTTGTCGATTCTGAGATTTCTCCAGATCTTGGAAGTGCCCGGGAGGCTGCGGCCTGGATAAGCTATGCCCTTAAGTCCCATAGGTCGGACCTGGAGCCCCTGCCGGCTTGGTTCGTGGAAGGAGAGCTTCACTGGGACCTCATCCCGTTTGTGCGGCACATGCGGGATTACGAGGCTCGACCACAATGTTACGTCGACCGCGAGTATGCTCGTACGCTTAGGCGCAAGCTGCGTGCAGCACTTTCGGACATCTCTAGAGACACTGAGATGAGTTTCAGCTTTGACGGACGTGTCCTTAGCATCACCCTGTGCGGCACCGTGCATGAGGTCATCGCATCAGGAACAGGTTGGACTTCCGCTTATAGCGTCATGGTAGGTCATGGGACGGCGTTGCCCACTCGATTTACCTGCTCAGCGGTTGAAGTGAGTGTGTTTGAGGGCGTTCTGACCTTCGGCAATATTCGCCTGAAGCCATGTAAGGCAACAACCTGAAATTCTCCGAAGGCAAGGTCTAATACGCCAACCACACCCGGCTGGAGGTCCTGGGCTTACCTGCGGCCCATGGCGCCGACATCTCCTACTGACGACGCATCGATAGCCTGAAGAAAAGGAGACCATGGCAAGAGTACAACCGGGAAAAACACGCTCCCCAAAGGGCGCAATGCCCGGCGGCGCCGGCGCAACCACGGGCTATGAGGCTGACCTTTGGCGCATGGCGGACGCCCTGCGCGGCAGCATGGATGCGGCTGAATACAAGCATGTTGTCCTGGGCCTCATTTTCCTGAAATACATCTCCGACGCCTTCGAGGAGCGGCATGCGGCCGTTCTGTCCGAATGGGGCGGCGAGGCCGCCGAGGACCGCGACGAGTACATCGCCGAGAACATCTTCTGGGTGCCGCCCGAGGCCCGCTGGGTGCATTTGAAAGCCCAGGCGCGCCAGCCGACCATCGGCCAGCTCGTCGACGGCGCCATGGCCGGCATCGAGCGCGACAACCGGGCGCTCAAGGACGTGCTGCCCAAGGACTACGCCCGCCCCGCCCTCGACAAGCAGCGGCTGGGCCAACTCATCGACCTCATCAGCAACATCCTGGTGGGCGATGAGGAAGCCCGCTCCAAGGACGTGCTGGGCCGGGTCTACGAGTACTTCCTGTCCCAGTTCGCCAGCGCCGAGGGCAAGAAGGGAGGCGAGTTCTACACTCCGCGCTGCGTGGTCAAGCTGTTGGTAGAGATACTGGAGCCCTATCGAGGACGTGTATACGACCCCTGCTGCGGTTCCTCCGGCATGTTCGTGCAGTCGATGGAGTTCATCCGGGCTCATGCCAGCGGCAACGGCAACGGCGGACAGGCCAGAGCCGACATCTCCATCTACGGGCAGGAATCCAACTACACCACCTGGCGGCTGGCCAAGATGAACCTGGCCATCCGCGGCATCGAGGGCCAGATCGCCCACGGCGACAGCTTCCACAACGACCGCCATCCCGACCTCAAGGCCGACTTCATCCTGGCCAATCCGCCCTTCAACGTCTCCGACTGGGGCGGCCAGCGGCTCACCCAGGACCAGCGCTGGCAATACGGTGTCCCTCCCAAGGGCAACGCCAACTTCGCCTGGGTGCAACACATGGTCCACCACCTGTCGCCCGCCGGCGCGGCCGGCTTCGTGCTCGCCAACGGCTCCATGTCGTCAAGCCAGTCAGGTGAGGGAAACATCCGCAGGTCGCTGATCGAGGCCAACCTGGTGGACTGCATGGTGGCCCTGCCCGGCCAGCTCTTCTACTCCACCCAGATCCCCGCCTGCCTCTGGTTTCTGGCGCGCCGACGGGAGCGGAGCGGTGAGATCCTGTTCATAGATGCCCGCAAGCTGGGACGCATGGTCGACCGCACCCACCGCGAGCTGACCGACGAAGACATTGCCCGCATTGCCGGCACCTACCAAGCCTGGCACAGCCGTGCTTCTATTTTCTCGAAGGAAGCGGGCCAGGGCGAGGGTGGCGCTAACGTGTACAAGGACGTTCCGGGCTTCTGCAAAAGCGCCGTCCTGGAGGAAGTCCGCCAGCACGGCCACGTGCTCACCCCCGGCCGCTATGTCGGCGCGGAGGTTCAGGAGGATGACGGCGAGCCGTTCGAAGACAAGATGAAGCGACTGGCTGCCCAGTGGCGCAAACAGCAGGCCGAGGCGGCGAAGCTGGATGCGGCTATTGAGTTGAACCTGAGCGGGCTGGGGTTCAATGGAAACATGGAGGGGGAACAATGATTCGACCCACTGAAGTAGCGGGCCGAGAGGGATATCGGATATGGATCCGGTTCTCGGACGGGGCTACCGAGAGGTTGGCCTGTCCCATCTGGCGGGGCCGGCCAGGTAGGGCGGCAGTTTGAAGTCAGTGGATGCGGCTGACGGTCAACAAAATCATGAGGTGAACCTAATGATCGAGTGGTTCGATGTCCTAAAGTTATCTGTACCAGTATTCTTGGCGTTCCTCGGTTGGCTATTGAATGAACACAGCAAGAGGCAGTGGGAACGATATAAGAGAAAGGAAGAGCGATACGTTGCCCTGTTAGAGAGTCTGAAGGGTTTCTACGCCAGCGCCGGTCCGACAACAGCTAGAGACGACAAGGAGAGATTTCTTCAACAACTCTCTGTTGGTTGGCTCTATTGTCCTGACTCTATAATCCGACAAATTTACATATTCCTGAATCATGTGAGTACCGACGTCCGCAAGTCTGATGAGGAGAAGGAAAAGGCAGTTGGAGAAATTGTCTCTCTGATGAGAAAGGATCTACTCGGCAAGAGGTTCTTTTTACGGGGTAGAACAAGATTGAATGCATCAGACTATCGGCATCTCAAAGCCACTTAAACGGGCATGCGCGTGGTCGTGAACGGGTATGAAGATGGCTTCGATGACGTGTCGTACGAACGGATCGCCGTGGTCAAGTTGCACTTGAACCGAGGTATGAAAGACTGGCAGGGTCGGCACCTGGAACCCGCAACGCAGACCGAAGAAATGCTTGGTGACGAGGATGTCGTGGACGCGCTGGCGATTCTCCGCGAGTCCAATTGATGTGCCGTGCTGTCTATAGGCATTTGCGACGGCCCGGACGTAAGAGATCTGACGCATGCGCCGCGATCGAATACGACAAGTTTCAGATGTTCCTCAAGGGTCTTGAGGAGCAGTACGAGAGTTACCGGCAAACTGACGATTCCCTGCCCAAGCTGACCGAGGGAGCTATTGCCGGGTTGGTCATTCAGCACTTCGAAACCTGCTTTGACTGCCTGTGGAAGGTGTTGAAGCGGTACTTGATTGAAGAACTGGCTCTCGCGGACGCGCCCAACAGTCCCAGGTCCATCTTCAGACTGGCCTGCGAGAACGATCTGCTCGATAGGTCACCGGAGGGATGGTTCGATTACACCGACGCCCGCATCGGTACGGCTCACGATTACAGCGGCGAGAAAGCGCAAGCCTGCCTGGAAATCATGGGCGATTTCATTGAGGACGCTATCGGCCTCTACCAGACCATGACCGAGGAGACATGGGACTAGACCGGCCCATCGATATCACCACGGACCAGCGCAAGACCGTTATGGCGTTGCTCGCCAGCCACCTGCCGAACACCACGGCCTGGGTCTACGGTTCCCGCGTGAAGTGGACTTCGAGCCCGAAGTCTGATCTGGACTTGGTGGTGTTTGCAACTCCTGAGCAAACCGGCCAAGTCTCGAATCTCAGGGAAGCCTTTGAGGAAAGCAACCTGCCGTTTCGGGTGGATCTGTTTGTTTGGGACGATGTGCCAGAGCAGTTCCGCGAGACGATTGAAATGGAGCATGTTGTGTTGCTGGAGAGGGAAAAACAAAAGACAGCAAGGGACTGGCACAAAACCACCCTCGGAGGCTTGTTATCGTTTGCAAACGGAAAATCGAGCCCGCGACGATCTGGCAGTTTGCCACACCCCGTCTACGGCTCAAATGGAATTATTGGCTTTTCTGATGAATCCAATGCAGATCCCAACACCATTGTCGTTGGGCGCGTCGGAACCAACTGTGGCTCTCTACACTACAGCGACCGAATGTGTTGGGTGACAGACAACGCCATTCGATCAACCGCGATCAACCGGAATGACGCGAAGTTCGTGTTCTATCTGCTCCAGACACTTCGACTGAATGAGTGGAGAGCGGGTTCCGGTCAACCCCTGATTAACCAGACTATACTCTCCTCGATACCTGTGTCAGTGCCGGACCCTAAGGAACAGCGCGCAATCTCCCAGGTCCTCGGGACACTGGACGACAAGATCGAGTTGAACCGGCGGATGAACCAGACGCTGGAGGCCATGGCGCGGGTGCTGTTCAAATCCTGGTTCGTCGACTTCGACCCCGTCCACGCCAAAGCCACCCTTAAGCATCACGTTGCGACTTTCCCTCAAGGGGGGAGTGATTGGGGCGTCGAACGCGCTCGCGCCTGTCTCGACAGGATGGACTCAAATATCGCAACCCTATTTCCGGACAGCTTCGTGGATTCCGAACTCGGCCCGATACCGGAGGGGTGGGAAGTGGTTCCGCTGGCTGAAACGATCGAGGTCAATCCATCGCGACCGCTACGAAGGGGAGAGATTGCGCCCTATCTCGACATGGCCAATATGCCCACGAAAGGACACACACCCGAAACGGTCATTGACAGGCCCTTTGGATCTGGAATGAGATTTGCTAATGGGGACACGCTTCTCGCGCGTATTACTCCGTGTCTCGAAAACGGTAAGACGGCGTATGTTGATTTCCTGGAGGAGGATCAGGTCGGCTGGGGATCAACGGAGTACATCGTTCTACGCCCCAAGCCGCCGTTACCCAGCAAATTTGCCTATTGCCTCGCACGTAGCGATGGCTTCCGCGAGGTTGCGATTCAAAACATGACAGGGACAAGCGGCCGGCAGCGTGTTCCTGAGACCGCCATTTCGAATTATAGAATGACCATTCCCAAAGGACTTGGGGTCCCGAGAATGTTCGGAGAGTTAGTTGAGCCTCTCTTGTCACTCGCATCTCAGAATGCGGATGAATCCCACGCCCTTGCTGCCCTGCGCGATACGTTACTGCCTAAACTCATATCCGGCGAGTTGAGGGGGGTAAAGCAAGCCCACCAAGTGCAAAATGAGTTCCGACCCTCGGGGTTCTCCCAGCCCATTACCCAGAGAAATGAGTAACAATGGGACAGCACTACCTTCCACAACACTACCTGCGCCACTTTGCAACACCGGAGGCCCCAGACAAGATCTGGATGTATGACAAATGTTCTAAGGAGTTTAAACGACTTCCGATTAAGAATGTGGCGCAATCGAGCAGATTCTATAGCGAGAAAGATGAGCGTGTGTTGAGCGACTGGATCGAAGGTCCCGCTCAGGATCCGCTTGGTCAACTGCGAAACGGCCAAGAGGTTGGAGTCGAAGGTAGACGAGCAGTCACAGTTTATTTGGAATCAATGATCAAGAGGGGGCCGCGTAATAGGCGAAAAATGATTGAGAAAGCCCCTCAAACCAAAAACGAACTGTTATCAGAGATTAAAGGAAATCTTGAGTTAGAGGCATCGAGATTCAATTTGTCTCAGGAAGAATTACTACACAAGATCGACGAATGGGAGGGGAAATTTGACAGCAAGCGGCTTTCAATGAAGGACGATCTTATCCGTCGTCAATGGTTTTCGCCGGCCGTGTGCGAGTACATCTTTTCTATGACGTGGCGAGTCATCAAAGCAGACGACGCACACCGCTTTATTACCTGTGACCATCCAGTATTCTTCGATGAGGGGTACGGATTGAAACCCCCATATGGAGAGTTCAGTTTTCCTTTGTCGTCTGATAATGCATTGCACGGCAGTTGGCGGGGGCCGCAAGAGGGGTTTTTTTTCGTTCAGGCGAGGCCACCACTTGTT from Acidobacteriota bacterium includes these protein-coding regions:
- a CDS encoding DUF2726 domain-containing protein produces the protein MGEPTAQLEFISKVDFEARPLLNRPEYRILRILETVAQETPGGLRVMAQTSLGEVLAPQPASGSQEARDLAFRSINSKRLDFLVIDAYGMPVLAVEYQGHGHFRDTTFIRDAVKREALRKAGIRLLEVPAVFDAEDLERDIRKALPSKPTRRP
- a CDS encoding cytochrome P450, yielding MLDALRWTLRSLVIDALLIPEYRRSGVAFNPLSDRVIRNPYPAYARLRTRSPVHRSRVLDGWVFSRYADAEAIFRDYRRFSNMPTNRRVSRQGVYFIPPRADWSLLFLDPPEHTRLRGLVNQAFTPRAVNALEPHIRRIMVELLDAVADPSGFDLMAAVAGPLPVIVIAEMLGLPPEDRLRFKHWSNQRARILEPLISPEERKRAAAAGEAFDTYFMPVIRARRLQPKDDIISALAKAEEEGDSLSEREMLIMLRLLLVAGNETTTNLIGNGMLALLQHPEQLELLREDPRRIPGAVEELLRYDTPVQLDIRAVVDDCDFRGFRLRRGDPAILAIGAANRDPEVFDDPDRLNIERSRGSNLSFGRGVHHCLGAPLARLEARVALEVLLERFSSIGLLTDRPAFRRAIVLRGLESLPVSAVPA
- a CDS encoding HAD family hydrolase codes for the protein MKHSVAFLLDADNTLLNNDRILADFMGHIEQTVGHQGKQRYWAVFEELRDELGYHDYLGALQGYRNRYPHEPRLMSIASFMLNYPFADRLYSRSLEVVSHLQQWGVVAILTDGDMVFQPRKMEQSGLAKAAGGNVLIYVHKEEELEDVERRYPADHYVLVDDKLRILTAAKKVWGSRVTTVFPRQGHYALDPEILAQFPPADLSLEGVGDLLTCELPALIQAGQSS
- a CDS encoding tetratricopeptide repeat protein, yielding MAKKARKAKRKSAPASARQGPRFSFGGWRLWIPLLLFAAVVAVYLPSVDHEFLYDDYEVILSNAPLRSIQDLGRILTERHFLSLPYYRPVVRSSLLLQRSLHGDEPGPFHLFNAAVAGLIALVVFALLRLPVFGLQPRWALLAAAVFALHPVASSCVYPIASGRETLLPALFVLLALYCFLRPGPWWRVGASVAFALALFGKEQAVVTLAIFALADALGMTSAPPGRSLRRWVVRYWPEAAIGALYFSIRHFLFAGGEYRLGDLGQFALSFLYALQVVTVPYWEMVYEPPARVWFSPWRLAIGLAIAGWVLLWIRRSWPAVRAVTWFWLGWFVLTLLPTANLLDQEAPFAERYVFLAALGPLFLLAWVLSNREKDGRPRLWTGLAVAVLLLMGAQTVTRGAYYRDYEAFCRQWVKTDPQSLNAHNSLAVVLTMDGRLQEAGRHYEEALKIAPANAQARSNLANLRLQQGRLQEAHDLLQEALRLEPDSYAIHNALGAMLLGQGRIEQAIPHFARAISLNSENQQGHANLANALAHQGDTRQAVHHYREALRIHPGLVHVANRLAWILATDPDPALRSGAEAVDLAEHFCRPPNDANPMFLDTLAAAYAETGRFPQALGTATRAASLASSMGQPELVDQIRQRMDAYREHRPVRYSRIQWRTSGPSLRHD
- a CDS encoding type II toxin-antitoxin system Phd/YefM family antitoxin gives rise to the protein MTDWSLQDAKNRFCAVVDAAIGGAPQRVTRRGRPAVVVLAADEYERLCRLEKASAPTLARLLLDIPRADRDFDRQSLPTRPLDL
- a CDS encoding HigA family addiction module antitoxin is translated as MLKCVVHPGEILRDELAEFGVSPTAFARQIDVPPNRVSQIIAEKRTVTGDTALRFGHWFGVDPQFWLNLQTQFDLAIAQQQAGAAVRELPTAAAGR
- a CDS encoding class I SAM-dependent DNA methyltransferase, whose amino-acid sequence is MPGGAGATTGYEADLWRMADALRGSMDAAEYKHVVLGLIFLKYISDAFEERHAAVLSEWGGEAAEDRDEYIAENIFWVPPEARWVHLKAQARQPTIGQLVDGAMAGIERDNRALKDVLPKDYARPALDKQRLGQLIDLISNILVGDEEARSKDVLGRVYEYFLSQFASAEGKKGGEFYTPRCVVKLLVEILEPYRGRVYDPCCGSSGMFVQSMEFIRAHASGNGNGGQARADISIYGQESNYTTWRLAKMNLAIRGIEGQIAHGDSFHNDRHPDLKADFILANPPFNVSDWGGQRLTQDQRWQYGVPPKGNANFAWVQHMVHHLSPAGAAGFVLANGSMSSSQSGEGNIRRSLIEANLVDCMVALPGQLFYSTQIPACLWFLARRRERSGEILFIDARKLGRMVDRTHRELTDEDIARIAGTYQAWHSRASIFSKEAGQGEGGANVYKDVPGFCKSAVLEEVRQHGHVLTPGRYVGAEVQEDDGEPFEDKMKRLAAQWRKQQAEAAKLDAAIELNLSGLGFNGNMEGEQ
- a CDS encoding nucleotidyltransferase substrate binding protein; the protein is MCRAVYRHLRRPGRKRSDACAAIEYDKFQMFLKGLEEQYESYRQTDDSLPKLTEGAIAGLVIQHFETCFDCLWKVLKRYLIEELALADAPNSPRSIFRLACENDLLDRSPEGWFDYTDARIGTAHDYSGEKAQACLEIMGDFIEDAIGLYQTMTEETWD